In a genomic window of uncultured Sphaerochaeta sp.:
- a CDS encoding MFS transporter, with amino-acid sequence MPSLSKLLKVRSEDVSLMYTIYFAFFTSGMMSTLIGALLPFMKAEYQMSYVLSGAVISAHQIGNFAALLIAGYLPYLIGRKNSTLTLSLGIVIGFTLMTLSGNPLLLLIAFAFTGIGRGTMSNITNVVMSEIAQNKAAGLNLLHASFAVGAFIAPFLAILSTSVFGVYWRISAWVLVLFEIAVLFSLSRSSLSGKPKEKQNDEGRAFMRSGKYWLNTFILFFYLCGEASVIGWLVTYFNDTGRLSPALALTTSSALWIFILVGRLVCATLSVKMNKNALLVILGALQIVFFLMMISVEHIALIYLSLFGFGLAMSGTYPTTLSTMDRKFNSSTIATGTCIATATVGAITMPIIVGSVAQAVGIAGGLATISLSILCMFTLILVKFFLGKRDERAESTA; translated from the coding sequence ATGCCCTCACTTTCCAAGCTACTCAAGGTCAGATCAGAAGATGTGAGCTTGATGTACACCATATATTTTGCGTTCTTCACCAGCGGCATGATGAGTACTCTCATCGGGGCTTTGCTTCCGTTCATGAAGGCCGAATACCAGATGAGCTATGTGCTCAGCGGAGCTGTAATTTCGGCTCATCAGATCGGTAACTTCGCAGCGTTGCTCATTGCCGGCTATCTGCCCTACCTGATCGGTCGGAAGAACAGTACGCTTACCCTTTCCTTGGGCATTGTCATTGGGTTTACCTTGATGACGCTCTCGGGGAATCCCCTGCTTTTGCTGATTGCCTTTGCTTTTACCGGAATCGGTAGGGGTACCATGAGCAACATCACCAACGTAGTCATGAGTGAGATCGCACAGAACAAGGCAGCAGGTCTGAACCTCCTGCATGCCTCGTTCGCTGTAGGAGCCTTCATTGCTCCCTTCCTTGCCATCCTCAGCACCAGTGTGTTTGGGGTGTACTGGAGGATCAGCGCATGGGTTCTGGTGCTCTTTGAGATTGCAGTACTCTTTTCTCTCAGCCGTTCCTCGCTTTCCGGCAAACCCAAGGAAAAGCAGAATGATGAGGGCAGGGCCTTCATGCGAAGCGGGAAGTACTGGCTCAATACGTTCATCCTTTTTTTCTACCTGTGTGGGGAAGCTTCGGTTATCGGCTGGCTGGTAACCTATTTCAACGATACCGGTCGGCTGAGCCCAGCTCTGGCACTGACGACCAGCAGTGCCCTGTGGATCTTCATCCTTGTTGGCAGGCTTGTTTGTGCAACCCTTTCGGTGAAGATGAACAAGAATGCCTTGTTGGTCATTCTTGGAGCCTTGCAAATCGTGTTCTTTCTCATGATGATCAGTGTTGAGCATATCGCACTGATTTACCTAAGTCTGTTCGGGTTCGGGCTTGCGATGAGTGGAACCTATCCAACCACACTTTCGACCATGGATAGGAAATTCAACTCTTCCACCATCGCAACAGGAACCTGTATTGCCACTGCAACCGTAGGGGCAATCACCATGCCGATTATTGTCGGCTCCGTCGCCCAGGCGGTGGGCATAGCCGGGGGACTGGCTACCATCAGCCTCAGTATCCTATGCATGTTTACGCTGATTCTCGTAAAATTCTTCCTTGGGAAGCGAGACGAGAGAGCAGAATCGACAGCATAG
- a CDS encoding GGDEF domain-containing protein → MRYLIQFQINIFALAVLGVLLLFMHSMHIRTFSGVLIRRVSLAAAVAIIDEPLTWIFDRAQFPGAYFLEYGTNVLLFLIGPVIGGLLMSYVDYRLFHDTRRIRKLWYYQGASLLTALLLLINIGYPVYFSVNRQTNGYGSGPWKMLHYVILASLYAYMLFLILRHRKRTSPKEIALYSIFLFFPIIGMVTQLIDSRVHFSWTSIVLAVLVMYVFLETVPSHVDYLTSLYNRRSFDTHLKYLVQDGKPFGLLVFDLNSFKQINDRFGHKIGDEVLVGFASALRQTFSRDGIAARLGGDEFAAFIHTTDQDERVAKLQRLLATSKHKHIRNLNFSYGFVAYENGMTDETLYTIADSNMYACKRMMKQQMQR, encoded by the coding sequence ATGCGTTATCTGATCCAATTCCAAATCAACATATTTGCCCTGGCTGTACTTGGGGTTCTGCTCCTGTTCATGCATTCCATGCATATCAGGACATTCAGTGGCGTGCTCATCAGACGGGTATCGCTGGCTGCGGCTGTCGCCATCATCGATGAGCCGCTGACATGGATATTTGACCGTGCCCAGTTCCCAGGCGCCTATTTCCTGGAATACGGTACCAATGTGCTTCTTTTCCTGATCGGGCCTGTCATCGGTGGCCTGCTGATGAGTTATGTAGACTACCGCTTGTTTCATGATACCCGGCGAATCCGCAAGCTGTGGTACTATCAGGGGGCAAGTCTTCTCACTGCGCTGCTGCTGCTGATCAACATAGGGTACCCTGTCTATTTCTCTGTGAATCGCCAAACCAATGGCTATGGAAGCGGACCTTGGAAAATGCTCCATTACGTGATACTGGCTTCACTCTATGCGTATATGCTTTTCCTGATCCTGCGACATAGAAAACGGACCTCACCCAAGGAAATTGCACTGTACAGCATCTTCCTTTTCTTCCCCATCATCGGAATGGTTACCCAACTCATCGATTCCCGGGTACATTTCAGTTGGACCTCCATTGTGCTCGCCGTTCTGGTCATGTATGTCTTTCTGGAGACTGTCCCTTCCCATGTGGATTATCTTACCAGCCTGTACAATCGCAGGAGCTTCGATACGCATCTGAAGTATCTGGTGCAGGATGGGAAACCTTTCGGGTTGCTGGTGTTTGACCTTAACTCTTTCAAACAGATCAACGATCGATTCGGGCACAAGATAGGCGATGAGGTTTTGGTCGGATTCGCTTCCGCATTGAGACAGACCTTCTCACGAGACGGCATAGCCGCCAGATTGGGAGGTGATGAGTTTGCGGCGTTTATCCATACCACCGATCAGGACGAGCGGGTCGCCAAGCTGCAACGCTTGCTTGCAACTTCCAAGCACAAGCATATCCGGAACCTGAATTTCAGCTATGGGTTTGTCGCATACGAGAACGGAATGACAGATGAGACCTTGTACACCATTGCAGACTCCAACATGTATGCTTGCAAGCGAATGATGAAGCAACAGATGCAAAGATAG
- a CDS encoding arsenate reductase ArsC, which yields MTKPTVAFVCVHNSCRSQMAEALATLKYGHLFSSFSGGTETKDRINQDAVRMIKKLYEIDMEATQYSKLIDHLPAIDILITMGCNVHCPYLPCKHREDWGLDDPSGKGEQAFIQTIGLIEEKLADLAVRIEAGLGTKE from the coding sequence ATGACTAAGCCTACCGTTGCCTTTGTGTGCGTCCACAACTCCTGCCGCAGCCAGATGGCTGAAGCACTAGCGACATTGAAGTATGGGCACCTGTTCTCCTCTTTCAGCGGGGGAACAGAGACCAAGGACAGAATCAACCAAGATGCGGTAAGAATGATTAAGAAACTATATGAAATCGATATGGAAGCAACGCAATATTCCAAGTTGATCGACCATCTTCCCGCCATTGATATCCTGATCACGATGGGGTGCAATGTGCACTGCCCGTATCTGCCTTGCAAGCATCGCGAGGATTGGGGGCTCGATGACCCCAGTGGCAAGGGGGAGCAAGCTTTCATCCAGACCATTGGTCTTATCGAGGAAAAGCTTGCAGATCTGGCTGTACGGATTGAGGCCGGACTTGGAACAAAGGAGTAG
- a CDS encoding thioredoxin family protein, whose translation MALFGLGKKKKVTEEITSDIKILGSGCAACNALEENTRKALVDLGQESAIEHVRDFAKIAEYGVMTTPALVVDQKVLVSGRVADAQEVAQLIRKARNLV comes from the coding sequence ATGGCTTTGTTTGGTTTAGGGAAAAAGAAGAAAGTGACAGAGGAAATCACCTCGGATATCAAGATTCTTGGCTCGGGTTGCGCTGCCTGCAATGCTCTCGAGGAGAATACCCGCAAGGCGCTGGTGGACCTTGGCCAAGAGAGTGCGATAGAGCATGTGAGGGATTTTGCCAAGATAGCCGAGTACGGAGTGATGACCACCCCGGCTTTGGTCGTGGACCAGAAGGTGCTGGTTTCGGGAAGGGTTGCTGATGCACAGGAAGTTGCCCAACTCATCAGAAAGGCGAGGAATCTGGTATGA
- a CDS encoding permease: MRVMLDFLQYQILGMRWLNDGIGFLLSSLGLDLGGRIGASLQFFVYDVLKILILLSFLIYVISYIQSYFPPERTKRILGRFSGWKAYTLAALLGTVTPFCSCSSIPLFIGFTSAGLPLGLTFSFLISSPLVDLGSLILLSSIFGFPTAIAYVVVGLVLAVLGGALINLLGKEADIEPFIRTIQSQESVEQSLAATDRRRFAVSQVKSTVHKVFWYIIVGVGIGAVIHNWIPTSWILSILGSSNPFSVVLATLVGVPMYADIFGTLPIAEALWAKGVGLGTILSFMMGVTALSLPSLILLRKAVKPRLLGLFFVIVTMGIILIGYLFNMIGPYLS, from the coding sequence ATGCGTGTGATGCTTGATTTCCTGCAGTATCAGATTCTGGGTATGCGCTGGCTCAATGACGGGATAGGGTTCCTGCTCTCTTCCCTGGGGCTTGATCTTGGGGGCAGAATCGGAGCAAGCCTGCAGTTCTTCGTATATGATGTGCTGAAGATCTTGATATTGCTCTCCTTCCTGATTTATGTGATCAGCTACATCCAGAGCTACTTTCCTCCTGAACGAACGAAACGTATTCTCGGGCGGTTCTCTGGATGGAAAGCCTACACCCTGGCGGCGTTGCTGGGGACGGTAACCCCGTTCTGTTCCTGTTCTTCCATTCCCCTGTTCATCGGCTTCACTTCAGCAGGGCTTCCGCTGGGGCTGACCTTTTCCTTCCTGATCTCCTCTCCCTTGGTTGACCTGGGCTCGCTGATATTGCTCTCAAGCATATTCGGTTTCCCCACCGCCATCGCGTATGTGGTGGTTGGCCTTGTCCTGGCAGTGCTGGGTGGAGCCTTGATCAATCTCTTGGGAAAAGAGGCGGATATCGAGCCATTCATCCGAACTATCCAAAGCCAAGAGAGCGTAGAGCAGTCACTTGCTGCAACCGATCGAAGACGGTTTGCCGTATCGCAGGTGAAATCCACGGTACACAAGGTGTTCTGGTACATCATCGTCGGAGTAGGCATCGGGGCAGTTATTCACAATTGGATCCCAACCTCCTGGATTCTTTCGATCCTTGGATCATCCAATCCCTTCAGTGTGGTCCTGGCTACCTTGGTCGGAGTCCCGATGTATGCGGATATCTTCGGTACCCTCCCTATAGCCGAAGCGCTTTGGGCAAAGGGAGTTGGGCTGGGAACCATTCTCTCATTCATGATGGGCGTAACCGCCCTTTCTCTGCCTTCCCTTATTCTTCTGCGCAAGGCGGTCAAACCCCGCTTGCTCGGCTTGTTTTTTGTGATAGTGACGATGGGAATCATTCTCATTGGGTATCTTTTCAATATGATCGGACCCTACCTGTCGTAG